One Nitrospirae bacterium YQR-1 DNA window includes the following coding sequences:
- a CDS encoding SAM-dependent methyltransferase, producing the protein MALEQIIKERIRRHGPISFRSFMDMALYFPELGYYMNNGTEIGRRGDFFTAANLHSAFGWALAGQIQQMWELMKKPECFHIIEYGGGGGLLCFDIMRSLKDKEIFDSISYVIVERNPYFQVKQKEKLTDFSNKVIWHADTKDFPQVLGCVISNELLDSFAVNLVFAKKHKIEEVFVDENFKEIFFSPSIGVSDYFREFNISIPLDLSVGYRTEINLGLRDWLLEISGFLSEGFILTIDYGYTAWEYYAPERNRGTLMCYHRHSVNENPYINIGAQDITAHVNFTSLMQWGLLMGFECLGYCPQGTFLVSLGIDEFLAETAHTEDFLFQAAKIKRLITGGGMGQSHKVMVQYRGKGIPVLRGFSIRNSVSSLSL; encoded by the coding sequence ATGGCTCTTGAGCAAATCATAAAAGAGCGGATACGGCGGCATGGGCCGATTAGCTTTAGGTCTTTTATGGACATGGCACTCTATTTCCCTGAACTTGGGTATTACATGAACAACGGTACAGAGATAGGCCGCAGGGGGGATTTCTTCACAGCAGCAAATCTTCATAGTGCGTTTGGATGGGCCTTAGCAGGGCAGATTCAGCAGATGTGGGAACTAATGAAAAAACCGGAATGTTTTCATATTATAGAGTATGGCGGCGGGGGCGGATTGCTTTGTTTTGACATAATGCGCAGTTTGAAAGACAAGGAGATTTTTGACAGCATATCGTATGTAATTGTTGAACGAAACCCTTATTTTCAAGTTAAGCAAAAGGAAAAACTTACTGACTTCTCAAATAAAGTCATATGGCACGCTGATACGAAAGATTTCCCGCAGGTTTTGGGATGCGTTATTTCAAATGAGTTATTGGATTCATTTGCGGTTAATTTAGTATTTGCAAAAAAACACAAAATCGAGGAGGTTTTCGTTGATGAAAATTTTAAGGAAATTTTTTTCAGTCCATCCATAGGCGTATCGGATTATTTCAGGGAATTTAACATATCAATCCCGCTTGATTTAAGTGTTGGATACAGGACGGAAATAAATTTGGGTCTAAGAGACTGGCTTTTGGAGATTTCAGGATTTTTGTCTGAAGGATTTATATTAACAATAGATTATGGTTACACAGCGTGGGAGTACTATGCGCCGGAGCGAAACAGAGGAACACTTATGTGTTACCACAGGCATAGTGTAAATGAAAACCCTTATATAAATATCGGCGCTCAGGATATAACAGCGCACGTTAATTTCACGTCTTTAATGCAGTGGGGGCTCTTGATGGGCTTTGAGTGCTTGGGGTACTGCCCGCAGGGGACATTTCTGGTTTCTCTGGGCATTGATGAATTTTTAGCTGAGACGGCTCATACAGAAGATTTTCTTTTTCAGGCGGCAAAGATTAAGAGGCTCATTACCGGCGGCGGCATGGGGCAAAGCCACAAGGTAATGGTTCAGTACAGAGGCAAAGGAATTCCAGTCCTCAGAGGATTCTCTATAAGAAACAGTGTCTCATCCCTTTCGTTGTGA
- a CDS encoding bifunctional folylpolyglutamate synthase/dihydrofolate synthase yields MDYAEAVNYLYSLQKHGIKLGLQNTRCICALLHNPESDVKIIHIAGTNGKGTTAKVMQSILTGAGYKTGLFTSPHMVRFTERITIDGSEISESEVVTLTGVILDALREHPDIKPTFFEFVTAMAFLYFKNTECDWVVLETGMGGRFDSTNVVTPALSIITTIGEDHKEFLGDTIEKIAFEKAGIIKSHVPVIVSPQRPEALEVITDACMENQSPMHLYGENFSVKNLMTTMQGSTFNYHGRSTIKRLFAPVVGHHQAINIICAVRAWELLRESGKINGNEYMLKESLKQIKWPGRNELNIIDNFHFLFDGAHNTDALSLLSETLWNVYLKTGNPGSPYDRVILILATMNDKDWKHMLDEIVPIGDEIIFTAPSYSRAEKPESLLSECTGKFSARSFHLTETVVEALNKAMDLYRPGSLIVVTGSFYLLGEAKEILGEKASLRRLSESL; encoded by the coding sequence ATGGATTACGCTGAAGCTGTCAACTATCTATACTCACTGCAAAAACACGGGATAAAATTAGGCCTTCAGAATACTCGATGTATTTGTGCTCTTTTACATAACCCTGAGTCTGACGTAAAAATCATCCATATTGCAGGTACAAACGGTAAAGGCACAACTGCCAAAGTTATGCAAAGTATCCTTACCGGAGCCGGTTACAAAACCGGCCTGTTTACCTCACCCCATATGGTGCGCTTTACCGAGCGTATCACAATAGACGGTTCTGAGATTTCCGAAAGTGAGGTTGTAACCCTAACCGGTGTGATTTTAGACGCTCTTAGAGAGCACCCTGATATAAAGCCGACATTTTTTGAATTTGTAACAGCCATGGCATTTCTTTATTTTAAAAACACGGAGTGCGATTGGGTTGTTTTAGAGACCGGTATGGGCGGACGCTTTGACTCAACCAACGTTGTCACCCCTGCTCTTTCAATAATAACAACAATCGGTGAGGACCATAAGGAGTTCCTTGGCGATACAATTGAAAAAATAGCATTTGAAAAAGCCGGAATAATTAAATCACATGTACCGGTTATAGTGTCACCACAGCGGCCTGAGGCATTAGAGGTAATTACTGATGCTTGTATGGAAAACCAAAGCCCCATGCATCTATATGGAGAGAACTTCTCCGTAAAAAACCTGATGACTACCATGCAGGGAAGTACCTTTAACTACCACGGCAGGAGCACAATAAAAAGGCTGTTTGCGCCTGTTGTAGGCCACCATCAGGCAATAAACATAATCTGTGCCGTCAGGGCGTGGGAGTTACTGAGGGAAAGTGGTAAAATTAACGGCAACGAATATATGCTTAAAGAGTCATTAAAGCAAATTAAATGGCCCGGAAGGAACGAGCTTAACATCATTGACAACTTTCATTTTCTGTTTGACGGCGCTCATAACACCGATGCGTTAAGCCTGCTCTCTGAAACACTGTGGAATGTTTATTTAAAGACCGGCAACCCCGGCTCTCCCTACGACAGAGTAATTTTGATCCTTGCCACTATGAATGATAAGGACTGGAAGCATATGCTTGATGAGATAGTTCCCATAGGGGATGAGATTATCTTTACCGCCCCCTCTTATAGCAGGGCTGAAAAGCCGGAGAGTCTGCTCTCTGAGTGCACAGGGAAATTCAGTGCCAGGAGTTTTCATTTAACGGAAACAGTTGTCGAGGCACTCAACAAAGCAATGGATTTGTACCGTCCAGGTTCATTAATAGTAGTAACCGGTTCGTTTTATTTATTGGGTGAGGCTAAGGAGATTCTCGGTGAAAAAGCAAGCTTGAGGAGACTTTCGGAATCTCTATAA
- the accD gene encoding acetyl-CoA carboxylase, carboxyltransferase subunit beta: protein MPWFKKPIDTQTHRKVKIPEGLWVKCTLCKEIIYRKEFEKNLKICPKCNYHFRIGAKERIALTADGGSFEEMDSNLTANDPLEFKDTVTYMGRIKSSEVKSNLKEAVVTGRGAINRQPVVLSIMDFSFMGGSMGSVVGEKIVRAAERSLQERIPLIVFTSSGGARMQEGIFSLMQMAKVSCTIAALKEQQIPYITVLTDPTFGGVSASFAMLGDIIIAEPRSLIGFAGARVIQQTINRQLPEDFQQAEFLLKNGLIDKVVHRRDLKATLSNIIRILTANLTDGLR from the coding sequence TTGCCATGGTTTAAAAAACCCATAGATACACAGACGCATAGAAAAGTAAAAATCCCTGAGGGCCTGTGGGTCAAATGTACGCTTTGTAAGGAGATAATCTATCGCAAGGAATTTGAAAAAAACCTTAAAATCTGCCCCAAGTGTAATTACCACTTCCGTATAGGGGCAAAGGAACGGATAGCTCTTACGGCAGACGGCGGCAGTTTTGAGGAAATGGATTCAAACCTTACTGCAAACGATCCGCTTGAGTTTAAAGACACTGTAACGTACATGGGACGGATAAAAAGCAGCGAGGTAAAGAGTAATCTCAAAGAGGCTGTGGTGACAGGCCGTGGTGCGATAAACCGGCAGCCTGTGGTGCTCTCAATAATGGATTTCTCTTTCATGGGTGGCAGTATGGGCTCCGTAGTCGGAGAGAAAATCGTAAGAGCGGCTGAGCGCTCATTACAAGAGAGGATACCTCTGATAGTGTTTACATCATCCGGGGGTGCAAGGATGCAGGAGGGGATTTTCTCTCTCATGCAAATGGCGAAGGTCTCCTGCACAATAGCCGCCTTAAAGGAACAACAGATACCGTACATTACTGTTTTAACTGACCCCACCTTTGGCGGCGTAAGCGCTAGTTTTGCCATGCTTGGCGACATTATAATAGCTGAGCCCAGAAGCCTTATAGGATTTGCCGGGGCAAGGGTCATCCAGCAAACTATAAACCGCCAGTTACCGGAAGATTTTCAACAGGCGGAGTTCCTTCTTAAAAACGGACTCATTGATAAGGTTGTCCACAGGAGAGATTTAAAGGCCACTCTTTCCAACATTATCAGAATTCTAACTGCAAACCTGACTGATGGATTACGCTGA
- the trpA gene encoding tryptophan synthase subunit alpha → MENTRIGRRFETILKEGKRAFIPYIMAGCPSLEKTEEWVLNFARLGCDIVELGVPFSDPLADGPTIQAAADIAVKNGITLRKVLDLVAGLRKKTDIAIVLMTYFNPVFKYGMEMFILDAVQKGVDGVIIPDLPPDEEPGFKGLALKNNLDTIYLLAPTSTGDRIKLVSQASRGFIYYVSITGITGSTISIGAELKEMVGKIKKISGKPVAVGFGIKSPEEASEIARHADGVIVGSSIVSAMLNDEKNLENYIISLRKAI, encoded by the coding sequence ATGGAAAACACACGAATAGGGCGGAGATTTGAAACCATTTTGAAAGAAGGAAAGAGGGCATTTATCCCCTACATAATGGCCGGGTGTCCATCTCTGGAAAAGACTGAGGAATGGGTTTTAAACTTTGCACGGCTTGGGTGTGACATAGTGGAGCTGGGAGTGCCTTTTTCCGACCCCCTTGCCGATGGTCCGACAATTCAGGCAGCAGCTGATATAGCCGTTAAAAACGGCATCACCCTCAGGAAAGTTCTTGACCTTGTTGCCGGATTACGTAAGAAGACCGATATAGCCATTGTCCTTATGACATACTTCAATCCGGTGTTTAAGTATGGGATGGAGATGTTTATCCTTGATGCCGTACAAAAGGGTGTGGACGGAGTAATAATCCCTGATTTGCCGCCTGATGAGGAACCGGGCTTTAAGGGACTTGCCCTTAAAAATAACCTTGATACAATTTACCTACTGGCTCCCACCTCAACCGGCGATAGAATAAAACTTGTATCACAAGCCTCCCGGGGTTTTATATACTATGTTTCCATAACCGGCATAACCGGCTCAACAATCAGTATAGGGGCTGAGCTGAAAGAGATGGTCGGAAAAATCAAAAAAATTTCCGGTAAACCAGTGGCCGTGGGGTTTGGCATAAAATCACCGGAGGAGGCCTCAGAGATAGCCCGCCACGCAGACGGCGTAATTGTGGGAAGCTCTATAGTCTCAGCCATGCTTAATGATGAAAAAAATCTCGAAAATTATATAATTAGTTTAAGAAAGGCTATTTAA